Part of the Leptolyngbya sp. BL0902 genome, GAGGTTGTCCGGCCTGGTAAAAGCTGCCACGATGGCGCACAAACTGACCGGGTTGGGGCGCTTCCAGGATGAAGACCTGATCCCCTTGGCGCTGGGTCACTTCCTGCATCACCACTGTGTCTGCTCCGACGGGCATCATCGATCCCGTGAGAATGCGGGCCGCTTGTCCTGGGGCCACGGGCTGGGTGGGGGGCTTTCCGGCGGGGATGATTTCGGTCAGCGCCAGGGATACGGGGTGATTGGCCCCAGCCTGGACAACGTCGGCATAGCGCACAGCATAGCCATCCATAGCGGAATTATCCCAGTGGGGCATATCCAAGCTCCCCGTGACGGGCTGGGCCAAAATGCGCCCCGCCGCCGCCCCCAATGGCACCGTTTCCACGGCCTCCGCCCCATCGAGGGGATGCACTAGAGATAAGATAAGGGCCTCCGCCTCCGCCGCTGGCACCATGGGGCTGTCCTGGGTTAACGCTACGTTTTGAGCCTACCCTTCTAGGCTAACCCCAGCAAGTCTTGGCAGGGTTTTCCGACCCCTCGGCCCAGGCTAAGGCTGGTTGGTGCCAGAGCCGGGGAGGCTGCTGTAGAGTGATAAAAGATTCACCAGAGAAGCCCCTAGGAGACAGGTTCACACCCATACTGCTGGTGGGGCAGCGTCGCCGAAGACCAAGTATCCGGCTTAGCTTGGCAAAGGATGGTGTCTTGATCGGCATTGAAACCCTGAATCTGATCTGGAAAATCCTTGGGAAGCCAGCGAAATCCTAGAAGCCACAGGTCTACAGATGTCGCCGTGGGCAGGGGCACCAAGGGCACAGCATCAAGGGATGCGGTAGGGCGGGGGTCGGGCGTGGAGAAAGGCAGGAAAGACCAGTAGAGGGGTGTAGTCTGTAGGTTACTTCGTTGGCTGATTTCCCACATTAAGCTGAGGCCCAGGGCAATTTCAGTATCCCCTTGATAGGGCATTAGAAAGAGTTGCGGGGGTGAGGATGGTACTATTTCATCAGCCAAATTTTCAGGATTATAGGGCGTGGTGAGGGCTAGATTGAATATGACAAAGATGCAGCTTATTCCTCCAGCTAAGAGAGGCAGGGCTGATTTGAATCTAATGTTAATACGAGACAATTTTGATGAATTAATCGACCATTTCTCTTGAGATCGGTGATTAACTAAGGTAGCTCCTAGCAAAGCGCAAACAGCAGGATAGTAAACAAAGTTATAGCGAGGTGCTAGGGATAGATCCTTGCCAAGGACATAAATGATAACCCAAAACTGAAGCAAGACCAAACCAATGAAGCAGATTAAGATATGAGCGGAAGTTCTCGCCCTCGAATCGTGCCTTAGCTGACGCAAGCCGCCGTAGGCTTCTTTCATCAGCCACCCGAAAAATACCACCATCAACACACCCATAGGGATGGCGATCCATGCGGGTTGCTGCTCAACGGGAAAGCTGACGACCATAATGATCCAGCCAGCTAACTTTTGATAAATGGGTGGAATATAGTTCACCCAGCTTGTTCTAGAGAGCGCTATCCAGTTGGTTTCTGGCCTCCCCATGTGATCTAAAATGATAGGCAACCAGGGAAGGTAGCTCGATAAAAGGGCTATTATGGCTAACCCTGCCATAGTCCAATGGCGAAATGTTAGATGAGATCGGTGCCTCAGCATCCATAGCAATAGCGTTCCTATCTGAGCTACTACAGCAATTAAAAAGAAGTAGTGAGTATACAGTCCGATAATATTCACTAGCAGCCAGAATATCCAAATCCAGAGCTGGATTCGTTGATGGCCTAGGTTGTTGATGATTTGAACTAGCCCTAGCAAGGCTAAGGCAACGCACAACATTGGAGCTGTATAGTGGCGGGCCTCCTGGGATAGGTCAACATGAAAAGGAGACACTGCCATCAATGCAGCGGCCATTAATCCTGCCATAGGAGAAAAAGCGCCACGATTGAGCGCGTACAGAACGATGACTGAAACCACCCCCAGGATTGCCGAAAATGATCGCAAACCCCAGGCTAGGGAAACATCAAACTGGGCAATTCCCTTGAGCCAGTAGTGTAGTCCACAAAAGAAGAGTGGAGGATGAATATCCTGAGTGGCGACTCGATGAGCAATTTCAGGGCAGCTAGAAGGACGAAGAGTGAAAATATCATGAATGGCTGAGACAGGCAGAAGAATATTACGAGGAACTGCATCAAATCCCTGGCCCAGACTGAAGAGAGCTGTGTAGGATTCATCTAGCCAAATCGGTCGAAAGTCAAGATAAAAAAATCGCAGCAGCAGGGAAAGACTAACCATGCTGATTAGCACTAGACCATGATAATAACTGGGTTTCACGTCAGTGGCTTAAAAAATGAATGTCTGAATTGTAGCCCTAGTCTTGTAGCCTTCAGCCCATTGACCACCAAGGCAATATCCCTGAACTCTGAAGGAAAAGCGTAAATCTGCGGCCCTTGGGCCATTTGCCGTTTACATGGAGAAGGATAAGGATGATTTCTCCAAGCCACCCTAAGCTCAGGAGGGCATCCTTCACGATCCCTCAACCCAGCAACGGCGGCGGACTAGAGAACAAATAAGCTCCTTGGTAAGGGCCTCACCCTCTGGTGGACAACGCCTAACCCAAGGTTTATCGTGATCTCGTTTGCGCGGGCGTTAGGCGATAGGCGGGCTATCAGAAAGGGCTGTCAGTCACCCTGTAGCCTCCGTAACCTATCTCGGTTGAGCCCCATCTACGCGAGGAATAATCCAGCATGGCAACGCTAAAAGTTGGTATTAATGGTTTTGGCCGTATTGGCCGCTTGGTGCTTCGGGGTGGCCTCAC contains:
- a CDS encoding glycosyltransferase family 39 protein, which translates into the protein MVSLSLLLRFFYLDFRPIWLDESYTALFSLGQGFDAVPRNILLPVSAIHDIFTLRPSSCPEIAHRVATQDIHPPLFFCGLHYWLKGIAQFDVSLAWGLRSFSAILGVVSVIVLYALNRGAFSPMAGLMAAALMAVSPFHVDLSQEARHYTAPMLCVALALLGLVQIINNLGHQRIQLWIWIFWLLVNIIGLYTHYFFLIAVVAQIGTLLLWMLRHRSHLTFRHWTMAGLAIIALLSSYLPWLPIILDHMGRPETNWIALSRTSWVNYIPPIYQKLAGWIIMVVSFPVEQQPAWIAIPMGVLMVVFFGWLMKEAYGGLRQLRHDSRARTSAHILICFIGLVLLQFWVIIYVLGKDLSLAPRYNFVYYPAVCALLGATLVNHRSQEKWSINSSKLSRINIRFKSALPLLAGGISCIFVIFNLALTTPYNPENLADEIVPSSPPQLFLMPYQGDTEIALGLSLMWEISQRSNLQTTPLYWSFLPFSTPDPRPTASLDAVPLVPLPTATSVDLWLLGFRWLPKDFPDQIQGFNADQDTILCQAKPDTWSSATLPHQQYGCEPVS